The Pseudomonas sp. R4-35-07 genome contains a region encoding:
- a CDS encoding DUF6124 family protein, which translates to MKKITPNPPTTLFTLAPDIPAETLLIQASETLASLNAMTTDLAFELEGSHRQKLLGAQQLIVLGELLLERMLDTQVFTMQPPGANP; encoded by the coding sequence ATGAAAAAGATCACCCCCAATCCCCCAACAACCCTCTTCACCCTCGCCCCAGACATCCCCGCCGAAACCCTCCTTATCCAAGCCAGTGAAACCCTCGCCTCGCTGAACGCCATGACCACCGATCTGGCCTTTGAACTGGAAGGCTCGCACCGCCAAAAGCTGCTGGGGGCTCAGCAACTGATCGTGCTCGGTGAGTTGCTGCTGGAGCGGATGCTCGACACTCAGGTATTCACTATGCAACCACCTGGCGCAAATCCATAA
- a CDS encoding glycosyltransferase family 39 protein — protein sequence MTRPVPLLLLLAALLFFFALGNHELQGSTEARVSGIAMAMHLDNDWVVPRLFREPFLEKPPLSLWLDAGAIRVFGASTGAVRLASAFAGLFSVMLLYGMLRRFGRPTTLAFSAALILATMASYWGNVRGVGEDSLLSLGVTAALLGFYQAMRPGPERQGSTAWAWALFTAGMVIATLSKGVLGLAMPGIVMFVYLACTSLMDKRLRLGDWLKPALFTLLALVPLLIWLGFLFQRGGMQAVGEVLWTNSVGRFSGSFVEAGHYEPFYYYLAKLPEAFLPWNILVYLGLWHFRKSLVRNRYRLFFSVWLVAQFTLLTLASSKRTVYLMALTPAAAVLAAEYARVLLEWVREHKPALYRYHRRIIFGVFTLAIACYLSAAFWFAPKADVRQSFVPVISQVQALQDEGREVALFQPNERIAGASVFYLQAYLPILQTEPQLRAFLGAKPGNIALLDHTDRLNEKVTVIKEMAINRQPYYFVEQ from the coding sequence ATGACGCGTCCCGTTCCCCTGCTGCTCCTGCTCGCTGCGCTGTTGTTCTTCTTCGCCCTGGGCAACCATGAACTGCAAGGCTCCACCGAAGCCCGTGTTTCCGGGATCGCCATGGCCATGCACCTGGACAATGACTGGGTGGTGCCGCGTCTGTTTCGTGAGCCTTTCCTGGAAAAACCGCCGCTGAGCCTGTGGCTGGATGCCGGGGCGATTCGCGTGTTTGGCGCGAGCACCGGGGCCGTGCGCCTGGCGTCGGCCTTTGCTGGATTGTTCAGCGTGATGCTGCTCTACGGCATGCTGCGCCGGTTCGGGCGGCCAACCACGCTGGCGTTCAGTGCCGCGTTGATCCTGGCGACCATGGCCAGTTATTGGGGCAATGTGCGCGGGGTGGGTGAGGATTCGTTGCTCAGCCTGGGCGTGACCGCTGCGTTGCTCGGGTTCTACCAGGCGATGCGCCCCGGGCCCGAGCGTCAGGGTTCCACCGCCTGGGCATGGGCGTTGTTTACGGCGGGGATGGTCATCGCGACGTTGAGCAAGGGCGTGCTGGGCCTGGCGATGCCGGGCATTGTGATGTTCGTCTACCTGGCCTGCACCAGCCTGATGGATAAACGCCTGCGCCTTGGCGACTGGCTCAAGCCCGCGTTGTTCACGCTGCTGGCCTTGGTGCCGTTGCTGATCTGGCTGGGGTTTCTGTTTCAGCGCGGCGGCATGCAGGCCGTCGGTGAGGTGCTGTGGACCAACAGCGTCGGGCGCTTCAGCGGCTCGTTTGTCGAAGCCGGGCATTACGAGCCGTTCTACTATTACCTCGCCAAACTGCCCGAGGCCTTCCTGCCGTGGAACATCCTGGTGTACCTGGGCCTGTGGCACTTTCGTAAAAGCCTGGTGCGCAACCGCTACCGCCTGTTTTTCAGCGTATGGCTGGTGGCGCAGTTCACCCTGCTGACACTGGCCTCGAGCAAACGCACGGTCTATCTGATGGCACTGACCCCGGCCGCCGCCGTACTGGCCGCAGAATATGCGCGGGTGCTGCTGGAGTGGGTGAGAGAGCACAAACCGGCGCTGTACCGCTATCACCGGCGCATTATCTTCGGTGTGTTCACCCTAGCCATCGCCTGCTACCTCAGCGCAGCCTTCTGGTTCGCGCCCAAAGCCGATGTGCGTCAGTCATTCGTGCCCGTGATCAGTCAGGTCCAGGCACTGCAAGACGAAGGTAGGGAGGTGGCGCTGTTCCAACCCAATGAGCGGATCGCCGGCGCCAGCGTGTTCTATCTGCAGGCCTATTTGCCGATTCTGCAGACCGAGCCCCAATTGCGTGCATTTCTCGGCGCCAAACCCGGCAACATTGCGCTGCTGGACCACACGGACCGACTGAATGAGAAAGTGACAGTGATCAAGGAAATGGCGATCAATCGCCAGCCTTACTACTTCGTCGAGCAGTAA
- a CDS encoding Lon protease family protein gives MPDPVAASLRLAPEALTRPFSAEQFSFSTTNDLEPFRGVLGQERAVEALQFGVAMPRPGYNVFVMGEPGTGRFSFVKRYLRAEGKRLQTPSDWVYVNNFDEPREPRALELPGGAAAAFIADINGLVDNLVATFPAVFEHPTYQQRKSAIDRAFNQRYDKALDVIERLALEKDVALYRDSSNIAFTPMLDGKALDEAEFSQLPEIDRERFHTDISELEERLNEELASLPQWKRESNNQLRQFNEETITLALQPLLAPLSEKYAENAAVCGYLQAMQVYLLKTVVEQLVDDAKTDAQARKLLEEHYCPSLVVGHPVNGGAPVVFEPHPTYDNLFGRIEYSTDQGALYTTYRQLRPGALHRANGGFLILEAEKMLSEPFVWDALKRSLQSRKLKMESPLGELGRLATVTLNPQMIPLQVKVIIIGSRQLYYALQDADPDFQEMFRVLVDFDEDIPMVDESLEQFAQLLKTRTSEEGMAPLTSDAVARLATYSARLAEHQGRLSARIGDLFQLVSEADFIRHLAGDEMTDAGHIERALKAKATRTGRVSARILDDMLAGVILIDTAGAAVGKCNGLTVLEVGDSAFGVPARISATVYPGGSGIVDIEREVNLGQPIHSKGVMILTGYLGSRYAQEFPLAISASIALEQSYGYVDGDSASLGEACTLISALSKTPLKQCFAITGSINQFGEVQAVGGVNEKIEGFFRLCEARGLTGEQGAIIPKANVATLMLDEKVLQAVRDGQFHIYAVRQADEALSLLVGEDAGEPDAEGQFPEGTVNARVVERLRAIAEMISEEDLKEAEKELAQQALAEAKPS, from the coding sequence TTGTCATGGGCGAACCCGGTACCGGTCGCTTTTCATTCGTCAAACGTTACCTGAGGGCCGAAGGCAAGCGCCTGCAAACCCCGTCGGACTGGGTGTACGTGAATAATTTCGATGAGCCGCGCGAACCGCGTGCCCTGGAATTGCCAGGCGGCGCTGCGGCGGCGTTCATCGCCGATATCAACGGGTTGGTCGACAACCTGGTGGCGACCTTCCCGGCCGTCTTCGAACACCCAACGTATCAACAGCGCAAAAGCGCCATCGACCGGGCATTCAACCAGCGTTACGACAAGGCCCTGGACGTGATCGAACGCCTGGCCCTGGAAAAAGACGTGGCGCTGTACCGCGACAGCTCCAACATCGCGTTTACCCCGATGCTCGATGGCAAGGCTCTGGACGAGGCCGAGTTCTCGCAGCTGCCGGAAATCGACCGCGAGCGTTTCCACACGGATATTTCCGAGCTGGAAGAGCGCCTCAACGAAGAGTTGGCGAGCCTGCCGCAATGGAAGCGTGAGTCGAACAACCAACTGCGCCAGTTCAACGAAGAAACCATCACCCTAGCCCTGCAGCCTTTGCTCGCACCGTTGTCGGAAAAGTACGCGGAAAACGCCGCCGTCTGCGGTTATCTGCAGGCCATGCAGGTGTATCTGCTGAAAACCGTGGTCGAGCAATTGGTCGACGACGCCAAGACCGACGCCCAGGCCCGCAAGCTGCTGGAAGAGCATTACTGCCCGAGCCTGGTGGTGGGCCATCCGGTCAACGGCGGCGCGCCGGTGGTCTTCGAGCCGCACCCGACCTACGACAACCTGTTCGGCCGTATCGAATACAGCACCGACCAGGGTGCGCTTTACACCACCTATCGTCAGCTGCGCCCAGGCGCGCTGCACCGTGCCAATGGTGGTTTCCTGATCCTGGAAGCGGAAAAAATGCTCAGCGAGCCGTTTGTGTGGGATGCGCTCAAGCGTTCCTTGCAATCGCGCAAATTGAAGATGGAGTCGCCGCTTGGCGAACTCGGGCGCCTGGCCACCGTCACGCTCAACCCGCAAATGATCCCGTTGCAGGTCAAGGTGATCATCATCGGCTCGCGCCAGCTGTACTACGCGTTGCAGGATGCCGATCCGGACTTCCAGGAAATGTTCCGGGTGCTGGTGGACTTCGACGAAGACATCCCGATGGTCGACGAAAGCCTGGAGCAGTTCGCCCAGTTGCTCAAAACCCGCACCTCGGAAGAAGGCATGGCGCCGCTGACGTCGGATGCGGTAGCGCGGCTGGCGACCTACAGCGCACGCCTGGCGGAGCACCAGGGCCGTTTGTCGGCGCGTATCGGCGATTTGTTCCAATTGGTCAGCGAGGCGGACTTCATTCGCCACCTGGCAGGCGACGAAATGACCGATGCCGGGCATATCGAGCGCGCGCTCAAGGCCAAGGCCACGCGCACCGGGCGCGTGTCGGCGCGGATTCTCGACGACATGCTCGCCGGGGTGATCCTGATCGACACCGCCGGCGCCGCCGTGGGCAAGTGCAACGGGCTGACGGTGCTGGAAGTCGGTGATTCGGCGTTTGGGGTACCGGCGCGTATTTCCGCCACGGTGTACCCCGGCGGCAGCGGTATCGTCGACATCGAACGTGAGGTCAACCTCGGCCAGCCGATTCACTCCAAGGGCGTGATGATCCTCACCGGTTACCTGGGCAGCCGTTATGCGCAGGAATTCCCGCTGGCGATCTCGGCGAGCATTGCGCTGGAACAGTCCTACGGTTACGTGGACGGCGACAGCGCGTCCCTGGGCGAAGCCTGCACCCTGATCTCAGCCTTGTCGAAAACGCCGCTCAAGCAGTGCTTTGCCATCACCGGCTCGATCAACCAGTTTGGTGAAGTGCAGGCCGTGGGTGGGGTAAACGAGAAGATCGAAGGCTTCTTTCGCCTGTGCGAAGCGCGCGGTTTGACCGGTGAACAGGGCGCGATCATTCCCAAGGCCAACGTGGCCACGCTGATGCTCGACGAGAAAGTCTTGCAGGCCGTGCGCGACGGGCAGTTCCATATCTATGCGGTACGCCAGGCGGACGAAGCGTTGAGCCTGCTGGTGGGTGAGGATGCCGGTGAGCCGGACGCCGAGGGGCAGTTCCCGGAAGGCACGGTCAATGCCCGTGTGGTGGAGCGTTTGCGCGCGATTGCGGAGATGATCAGCGAGGAAGACCTCAAGGAGGCGGAAAAGGAGCTGGCGCAGCAGGCGCTGGCTGAGGCCAAGCCCAGCTGA
- the moaA gene encoding GTP 3',8-cyclase MoaA, whose protein sequence is MDSFSRRVDYLRMSVTDRCDFRCVYCMAEDMEFLPRQQILSLEELYQLAQSFVALGTRKIRLTGGEPLIRQGVVDLCKRIAALPGLRELCMTTNGSQLGKLAAPLFDAGLKRLNISLDSLDPKRFRELTRTGDLAKVVEGIDAANAAGFQRTKLNCVVMKGRNDHEINDLVAFAIDRGLDISFIEEMPLGVISEHSRAEAFYSSAQVRARIAERYTLIDSAESTQGPSRYWRLAEAPHIRLGFISPHSHNFCGTCNRVRLTVEGRLLLCLGNEHSVDLKAVLRRYPGEPQRLERAIVESMKLKPYRHNFTLDDEVQVVRFMNMTGG, encoded by the coding sequence ATGGATAGTTTTTCGCGCCGGGTCGACTACCTCAGGATGTCGGTGACTGACCGTTGCGATTTCCGTTGTGTGTATTGCATGGCCGAAGACATGGAGTTTCTGCCGCGCCAGCAGATTCTGTCGCTGGAGGAGTTGTACCAATTGGCGCAGAGTTTTGTCGCGCTGGGCACGCGCAAGATTCGTCTGACCGGCGGTGAGCCCTTGATTCGTCAGGGCGTGGTGGACCTGTGCAAGCGCATTGCCGCGCTCCCCGGTCTGCGCGAGTTGTGCATGACCACCAACGGTTCGCAACTGGGCAAGCTCGCTGCTCCGTTGTTCGATGCCGGGCTCAAGCGCTTGAACATCAGCCTCGACAGCCTGGACCCCAAGCGCTTTCGTGAACTGACGCGCACCGGTGACTTGGCCAAGGTCGTCGAGGGTATCGATGCAGCGAATGCCGCGGGTTTTCAGCGCACCAAGCTCAATTGCGTGGTGATGAAAGGTCGCAACGATCACGAGATCAACGACCTCGTGGCCTTCGCCATCGATCGCGGCCTGGATATTTCGTTTATCGAAGAAATGCCATTGGGCGTGATCAGCGAGCACAGTCGTGCCGAGGCGTTTTATTCCAGTGCGCAGGTACGCGCGCGTATTGCCGAACGCTACACGCTGATCGACTCCGCAGAATCCACCCAGGGGCCGTCGCGCTATTGGCGCCTGGCCGAAGCGCCGCATATTCGCCTGGGCTTTATTTCACCCCACAGCCACAACTTTTGCGGCACCTGCAACCGTGTGCGGTTGACGGTCGAAGGCCGGCTGTTGCTGTGCCTGGGCAACGAGCATTCGGTCGACCTCAAGGCGGTGCTGCGGCGCTATCCAGGCGAACCGCAACGTTTGGAGCGTGCGATTGTGGAGTCGATGAAACTCAAGCCCTATCGGCACAATTTCACCCTCGACGATGAGGTGCAGGTGGTGCGCTTCATGAACATGACGGGCGGCTGA
- a CDS encoding bestrophin family protein, whose translation MIVRAKPNLIGVLTSLKGSVARRIALRSLLVTLLASVIVLVETLHPAYFSQVNATPFTLLGLSLSIFMSFRNNACYDRWYEGRKALGAMLMDVRAMIRETQVIQDARQRSEILRNLCGFAHALNARLRHEDEPSAAAPWLDTPPLANTPNIPESIIGRVTQQCSALVESGRLSEWRYQLMAGHLSSLTRTQTICERIKSTPLPFPYTLLLHRTSYMFCILLPFAMAEPLGWLTPVFTAIVSYTFFGLDAIGDELEDPFGYDENDLPTNAIVRTIEREVLHANGATELPPVLEPVDCVLN comes from the coding sequence ATGATCGTCAGAGCCAAACCCAACCTGATCGGTGTATTGACGTCGCTCAAGGGCTCCGTGGCCCGGCGCATCGCACTGCGCAGCCTGCTGGTGACACTGCTGGCCTCGGTGATTGTGCTGGTGGAAACCCTTCATCCAGCCTACTTCTCCCAGGTCAACGCCACGCCGTTCACGCTGTTGGGCTTGTCACTTTCGATCTTCATGAGTTTTCGCAACAACGCGTGCTATGACCGCTGGTACGAAGGGCGCAAAGCGCTCGGCGCCATGCTGATGGATGTGCGCGCCATGATCCGGGAAACCCAGGTGATTCAGGACGCTCGCCAGCGTAGCGAGATCCTGCGTAACCTGTGCGGGTTCGCCCATGCCTTGAACGCCAGGTTGCGCCATGAGGACGAGCCCAGCGCGGCAGCCCCCTGGCTCGATACGCCGCCGCTGGCCAACACGCCGAATATCCCGGAAAGCATTATCGGCCGCGTGACCCAGCAGTGTTCGGCCTTGGTCGAGTCAGGGCGCCTCAGCGAGTGGCGCTATCAGCTGATGGCCGGGCACTTGAGCAGCCTGACCCGCACGCAAACCATTTGCGAGCGCATCAAAAGCACCCCGCTGCCCTTCCCCTACACGCTCCTGTTGCACCGCACCAGCTACATGTTCTGCATCTTGCTGCCCTTCGCCATGGCCGAACCCTTGGGTTGGCTGACGCCAGTATTCACCGCCATCGTGAGCTACACGTTTTTTGGCCTGGACGCGATTGGCGACGAGTTGGAAGACCCCTTCGGCTACGACGAAAACGACCTGCCGACCAATGCCATCGTGCGCACCATCGAACGCGAAGTGCTGCACGCCAACGGCGCGACAGAACTGCCGCCTGTCCTTGAACCCGTCGACTGTGTACTCAATTGA
- a CDS encoding LysR family transcriptional regulator, with protein MDIKQLKFLIALEQTRHFGQAAARCHITQPTLSMRLRNLEDELGLELVTRGQRFEGFTEAGERVLAWARTLLAAHDGLFAEAAACRGQLVGNLRLGLVPLSGFNPISYIQGLSHTFPELKFSLTSMSSDKIIEALGTNQLDLGVCYLDHVNSSYLDFFELGETRVGLLYDTRHFHFEGTEMSWEDAAQLPLGMISTGMHYRKSIDLSFRSRGLAPQPMLESDSTYQLFQAIHEGFCCAIMPLDSALESPIENLAFINLPDASVLAPLGMVMRKTEPRSAIAEKCFAHAKQLFAAKTQA; from the coding sequence ATGGACATAAAGCAACTCAAATTCCTGATCGCGCTGGAGCAGACCCGTCACTTCGGCCAGGCGGCTGCGCGCTGCCATATCACCCAGCCGACGCTGTCGATGCGCCTGCGCAATCTGGAGGATGAACTGGGGTTGGAGTTGGTCACTCGAGGCCAGCGCTTCGAAGGGTTCACCGAGGCCGGTGAGCGTGTGCTGGCCTGGGCCAGAACCCTGCTCGCCGCCCATGACGGGTTGTTCGCCGAAGCGGCGGCGTGTCGCGGCCAGTTGGTGGGTAACTTGCGCCTGGGCCTGGTGCCGCTCAGCGGTTTCAACCCGATCAGCTACATCCAGGGCCTGTCCCACACCTTCCCGGAACTCAAGTTCAGCCTGACCTCCATGAGTTCGGACAAGATCATCGAAGCGCTGGGCACCAATCAGCTGGACCTGGGGGTGTGTTACCTGGACCACGTAAACTCCAGCTACCTGGATTTTTTCGAACTGGGCGAAACCCGCGTCGGCCTGCTGTACGACACGCGCCACTTCCACTTCGAAGGCACCGAAATGAGCTGGGAAGACGCCGCCCAATTGCCCCTGGGAATGATCAGCACGGGCATGCACTATCGAAAGTCCATTGACCTGAGCTTCCGCAGCCGCGGCCTCGCCCCCCAGCCCATGCTCGAAAGCGATTCAACCTATCAGCTGTTCCAGGCAATCCACGAAGGCTTTTGCTGCGCAATCATGCCGCTGGACAGCGCCCTGGAAAGCCCGATCGAAAACCTCGCGTTTATCAACCTGCCGGACGCCAGCGTGCTCGCGCCACTGGGCATGGTGATGCGCAAGACCGAACCGCGCTCGGCGATCGCTGAGAAGTGTTTTGCCCACGCCAAGCAGTTGTTTGCCGCCAAGACGCAAGCTTAA
- a CDS encoding NERD domain-containing protein codes for MLLSTIALYIGAPIEEESERVVLRSLLAILEERAVPATVFANLHIGSRQLDFVIGTDQLTLVIEAKGASYPLRGSYNGDWAALTRTGRWKPYRNAYLQVLQAKNVLRDAMRAHDASLSGYPNACVMFTPSLPTGSDLPTSNRKVSLNDLGELSALINQCSTLRWSPDRWHHFAEAHGLQRITNAERASDTRLLDAEQSLLRYTSAFAATYGPIAARYVSDIYDQDGQAYELGDIEAALLRERSDLLIRGPSGCGKTLLSLYLANRVVARGIVPIVVDCKSFDGQLATSLDREAALLDLRSAAALFAAARQMSRPIAVFVDGYNECQEASRVQLTRALRAASVRYNTLIVITSQIDIERPDLLQLRHVSVGRPGNELKAKIASIALSSDTSLIPLLEATTTGIEADLVGQIGREIPQSSSRFALFDYFVRRKLGDSATDGIHLLCAIAKRLVDRMTFSLSIREVDRLLAELDLPASTLRQAHSSGVLNLRGDRVSLCHEMYRNVFATEALVRQTGLDDGAILAALTVPKYGALRTFIIGAIEDESLLATILSRVSDSKLLEACLIGECGSAARLLITDAIAALPARLTEEATRLRFDITANHLWKVAINPGSLTAWSDRDFALLSVLTAGMAEGRWIKEVLGAVKMMDVTLAAEFRRLHPEAAEKQINIRSGLFAVTYVFGSANVGLTRIASALHSGFLNSRRTSASTLAASLELAWRDVESPGQLYFTLALSRQAYEVRNTFAQYVLPYLQQEIWKFLTYHVHLDLLDYAHALREVPDHIRQGYVDALQDLLPDLHPWLAQTAIEALSGLDALQEEEDQHVESVRLQVCEILSSESAEAPGAAWGVYNAQFDHPFSSAYIQVLEELPAQEQLSFLRLACEGAEGDDFFLSSLIDELARQEDRLAIPYIMRWTQLPSQHSKLPQQAIETFVAAFVALGALKNDLPAEALRFGGEPREDALLACGVLYHWLQRRDASSVLEENQAASALEVLQSSPDVAVGVLYTISRSISVCGGRSVELVRAFPDQTLEICRAALQSPSIQSGYFDGAFFTNHYETLNFAINVIGRYGSVGDLARLRLLIDDSQSALTALSAIKSIEERRE; via the coding sequence ATGCTTTTAAGCACTATCGCCCTCTACATTGGCGCCCCCATAGAAGAAGAATCTGAGCGAGTAGTGCTTCGATCTCTCCTGGCAATACTGGAGGAGCGCGCCGTTCCTGCAACGGTGTTTGCAAACCTGCACATAGGTAGTCGCCAACTCGACTTTGTTATAGGTACCGATCAGCTCACCTTAGTGATTGAGGCGAAAGGGGCCTCATACCCACTGCGCGGAAGTTACAATGGTGACTGGGCTGCATTGACGCGGACTGGGCGGTGGAAGCCCTATCGAAACGCCTATCTTCAGGTTCTTCAGGCTAAGAACGTATTACGTGATGCCATGCGAGCACATGATGCCTCGTTGTCTGGGTACCCTAATGCTTGCGTGATGTTCACCCCTTCACTGCCTACCGGCTCTGATCTTCCTACAAGCAATCGCAAAGTAAGCCTCAATGATCTTGGCGAGCTCTCAGCGCTGATCAACCAGTGCTCCACGCTCCGGTGGAGTCCTGACCGCTGGCATCATTTTGCTGAAGCACATGGCCTTCAGCGGATTACCAATGCAGAGCGCGCGTCCGACACGCGTTTGCTCGACGCAGAACAATCCCTGCTTCGTTATACGAGCGCGTTTGCGGCCACTTATGGGCCTATAGCCGCACGATACGTGTCGGACATCTACGATCAGGACGGACAGGCCTACGAGCTCGGTGACATTGAGGCCGCGCTCTTGCGCGAGCGGTCGGACCTATTGATTCGCGGTCCTTCAGGTTGTGGAAAGACATTGCTGTCCCTCTACCTTGCTAACCGCGTCGTTGCTAGAGGTATTGTCCCTATAGTAGTTGATTGCAAATCCTTCGACGGCCAGTTGGCTACATCGCTAGACCGCGAAGCAGCACTACTCGACCTACGATCCGCTGCAGCTCTGTTTGCTGCTGCTCGGCAGATGTCCCGACCGATTGCAGTGTTTGTCGATGGCTACAACGAGTGTCAGGAGGCTAGTAGGGTTCAACTCACGAGGGCTCTTCGCGCTGCATCAGTCAGATACAACACGCTGATTGTGATCACATCACAGATCGATATTGAGCGACCCGACCTGCTGCAGCTTCGACATGTCAGCGTCGGGCGGCCTGGGAATGAGCTGAAGGCGAAAATTGCAAGTATCGCCCTGTCCTCAGATACATCCCTAATTCCCCTCCTTGAGGCGACCACCACTGGTATCGAGGCGGACCTCGTTGGCCAGATTGGGCGCGAGATTCCGCAATCTTCAAGTAGGTTCGCGCTCTTCGACTATTTCGTGCGACGTAAGCTAGGTGACTCAGCCACCGATGGCATACACCTGCTTTGCGCAATAGCGAAACGACTGGTGGATCGCATGACATTCAGCTTGTCGATCAGAGAGGTGGATCGACTCTTAGCAGAACTCGACTTACCGGCCTCGACGCTGCGGCAGGCTCATAGCTCAGGCGTTCTAAACCTGCGGGGTGATCGTGTAAGCCTATGCCACGAGATGTACCGCAACGTTTTCGCTACGGAGGCTCTAGTTCGCCAGACAGGCCTCGATGATGGCGCGATTCTAGCCGCCCTTACAGTGCCGAAATACGGTGCCTTACGTACATTTATCATTGGTGCTATTGAAGACGAGTCGCTGCTAGCGACGATCCTCAGCAGGGTATCTGACAGCAAGTTATTGGAAGCATGTTTAATTGGTGAATGTGGCAGTGCGGCGCGCCTTCTCATTACAGATGCGATAGCTGCTCTCCCGGCGCGACTCACCGAGGAGGCAACGAGGCTGAGGTTTGATATAACTGCGAACCATTTGTGGAAGGTGGCGATCAACCCTGGCAGCCTCACAGCTTGGTCAGATCGCGACTTTGCGCTTCTTTCAGTGCTTACGGCCGGGATGGCAGAAGGACGCTGGATCAAGGAGGTACTCGGCGCGGTGAAGATGATGGATGTCACTCTCGCCGCAGAGTTCCGGAGGTTGCATCCGGAAGCAGCGGAGAAACAGATCAACATTCGCAGTGGCCTGTTCGCGGTCACGTACGTGTTCGGCTCAGCGAATGTGGGCCTCACCCGTATAGCCTCGGCCCTCCATAGTGGCTTTCTCAACTCACGCAGAACTAGCGCTTCAACTTTGGCCGCATCACTGGAACTTGCATGGCGCGACGTCGAGTCACCCGGGCAGCTTTACTTTACTTTAGCGTTATCACGCCAGGCATATGAGGTTCGGAATACCTTCGCCCAGTATGTGTTGCCGTATCTTCAGCAAGAGATTTGGAAATTTCTTACCTATCATGTTCACCTTGACCTTCTCGATTATGCACATGCCCTTCGTGAAGTCCCGGACCATATCCGACAAGGGTACGTCGATGCACTCCAAGATCTCCTGCCTGATCTGCATCCATGGTTAGCCCAGACAGCCATTGAGGCACTCAGCGGGCTGGACGCCTTGCAAGAAGAGGAAGATCAGCACGTAGAGAGTGTTCGTCTACAAGTATGCGAAATTCTGTCTTCGGAGTCCGCAGAGGCTCCCGGCGCAGCGTGGGGGGTCTACAACGCTCAATTCGACCATCCCTTCAGCAGCGCCTACATACAAGTACTTGAGGAATTGCCAGCCCAAGAACAGCTATCATTCCTGCGTCTCGCATGCGAAGGAGCTGAAGGTGACGATTTCTTTCTTAGCTCCCTTATTGATGAGCTTGCACGGCAGGAAGATCGCCTTGCTATCCCTTACATCATGCGCTGGACTCAGCTACCATCGCAGCATTCGAAGCTACCTCAACAAGCTATTGAAACGTTCGTCGCTGCTTTCGTGGCGCTTGGCGCTCTTAAGAATGACCTACCCGCCGAAGCCCTTCGATTCGGAGGGGAGCCTCGTGAGGATGCGCTTCTCGCATGTGGCGTTCTTTACCATTGGCTTCAGCGGCGGGACGCTAGCTCTGTGCTGGAGGAAAATCAGGCGGCATCAGCACTCGAAGTACTCCAGTCAAGCCCTGACGTAGCAGTAGGGGTTCTCTACACCATCTCCAGGTCTATTTCCGTTTGCGGGGGGCGCTCGGTTGAATTGGTTCGTGCATTCCCCGATCAAACTCTAGAGATATGTCGTGCGGCGCTCCAAAGTCCTAGCATCCAGTCTGGCTACTTCGATGGAGCATTCTTTACGAATCACTACGAGACACTAAACTTTGCCATCAATGTCATAGGTAGGTATGGCTCTGTAGGTGACCTAGCACGACTCCGGTTGTTAATTGACGATTCGCAATCCGCTCTTACTGCCTTGAGCGCGATAAAATCAATCGAAGAGCGCAGAGAGTAA
- a CDS encoding TIGR00645 family protein, protein MERFIENTMYAARWLLAPIYLGLSLGLLILAIKFFQEIIHVIPNIFTLLESEVILLLLSLIDMALVGGLLVMVMISGYENFVSQLDIDENKEKLNWLGTMDSSSLKMKVAASIVAISSIHLLRIFMDAKNVDPQHLMWYVIIHMTFVVSAFAMGYLDKLTKH, encoded by the coding sequence ATGGAACGCTTTATCGAAAACACGATGTATGCCGCGCGCTGGCTGCTGGCGCCGATCTATCTGGGTTTATCCCTGGGGTTGCTGATCCTGGCGATCAAGTTTTTCCAGGAAATCATTCATGTGATCCCCAATATTTTCACCTTGCTGGAGTCGGAGGTGATCCTGCTGTTGCTGTCGTTGATCGACATGGCCCTGGTCGGTGGCCTGCTGGTGATGGTGATGATTTCCGGCTATGAGAACTTCGTCTCGCAGCTGGATATCGATGAAAACAAGGAAAAGCTCAACTGGCTGGGCACCATGGACTCTTCGTCGCTGAAGATGAAAGTGGCGGCGTCCATCGTGGCGATTTCCTCCATCCACCTGCTGCGCATCTTCATGGACGCCAAGAACGTCGATCCGCAACACCTGATGTGGTACGTGATCATCCATATGACCTTCGTGGTCTCGGCGTTTGCCATGGGTTACCTGGACAAGCTGACCAAGCACTGA